One Lacunisphaera limnophila DNA window includes the following coding sequences:
- the murB gene encoding UDP-N-acetylmuramate dehydrogenase, whose product MTRVHLLGAGGMGMAPLGLYLAELGFMVSGEDDGWNPAVRALLEQAGVTLTAPGTLPDEVQLVVHSSAVAPSHDSRRRATARGLPQVRRGEMLAEVVKGRKLVAVTGSHGKTTTTAMLITALHRAGFPCGWVLGGLFNDATLPPARVGAGDWVIAEVDESDGTIGRFSPEVTVVVNLDWDHADHYAKLSDLETAFSALLARTKGAIFLSDACPLSARLAARGGFTAPIHTFGRTGEYQGHRTADRSPGQELALGGRFALAQVTVRAPGEFNVANATAALAVAQHLGATLTSDSLAEFAGVRRRQSVLHASSITVYEDYAHHPTEIRALLGSLRRERTTGRLVVVFQPHRFTRTAQFKAEFAAALAGADHVFLMDVYAASETPVAGGTSADIYAELKQGGAADHVTYLPGDETGLLKALAAALQPGDTLAFVGAGDIELTARAFVARLKAREEREAAWQNFLITARARLGPATKLLEHEVLAAKTTMRVGGPARVYAEPAGAEDLQHLLREAGARNLPVLLLGRGSNLIIPDHGVDGLVISLGHPAWQSFEPQPDGRLWVGAGLRLKNLCGLATKAGLQGFEFLEGIPGSVGGALRMNAGAMGGWMFDVVDEVRLMTLAGEIHTRKKAELHVDYRHCAELHDAIALGAWLRPAAGVDADAIRRQIEVYQKKRVESQPREPSAGCIFKNPPGGSAGRLIDESGLKGERVGDAEVSTVHANFIVNRGHATSADIIALVQKVRARVKSVRGVDLEPEVLLYGQEWRDVL is encoded by the coding sequence GTGACGCGCGTCCACCTCCTCGGGGCCGGTGGCATGGGCATGGCCCCGCTCGGGCTCTACCTCGCGGAACTCGGTTTCATGGTCAGCGGCGAGGATGACGGCTGGAACCCCGCCGTGCGCGCGCTGCTCGAGCAGGCGGGTGTCACCCTCACGGCCCCGGGCACCTTGCCCGACGAGGTCCAGCTGGTCGTCCACTCCTCCGCGGTGGCGCCCTCCCACGATTCCCGCCGCCGCGCGACGGCCCGCGGGCTGCCGCAGGTGCGTCGCGGGGAGATGCTCGCCGAGGTGGTGAAGGGCCGGAAGCTCGTCGCCGTCACCGGTTCGCACGGCAAGACGACCACCACGGCCATGCTGATCACCGCTTTGCACCGCGCCGGTTTTCCCTGCGGTTGGGTGCTCGGCGGGTTGTTCAACGACGCGACGCTGCCGCCCGCCCGGGTCGGGGCGGGTGACTGGGTCATCGCCGAGGTGGACGAGAGCGACGGCACCATCGGCCGCTTCAGCCCCGAGGTCACGGTGGTGGTGAATCTCGATTGGGATCACGCGGATCACTACGCGAAACTGTCCGACCTGGAGACCGCGTTCTCGGCGCTGCTGGCCCGGACCAAGGGCGCGATTTTCCTCAGCGACGCCTGTCCGCTCTCCGCGCGGCTCGCGGCTCGCGGCGGTTTCACCGCGCCCATTCACACCTTCGGCCGCACGGGGGAGTACCAGGGGCACCGCACCGCGGATCGGTCTCCGGGCCAGGAACTGGCCCTGGGCGGGCGGTTTGCCCTCGCGCAGGTGACGGTGCGGGCCCCCGGGGAGTTTAATGTCGCCAACGCCACCGCCGCCCTCGCCGTGGCGCAGCACCTCGGCGCGACCCTCACCTCCGACTCTCTCGCGGAATTCGCCGGAGTCCGCCGCCGGCAGTCCGTGCTGCATGCCTCGAGCATTACGGTCTACGAGGACTACGCGCACCACCCGACGGAGATCCGCGCGCTGCTGGGCAGCTTGCGGCGCGAGCGGACGACCGGGCGCCTCGTCGTGGTCTTCCAGCCCCACCGCTTTACCCGCACCGCCCAGTTCAAGGCGGAGTTCGCCGCCGCCCTGGCCGGGGCCGACCACGTTTTCCTGATGGATGTCTACGCGGCCAGCGAGACCCCGGTGGCGGGCGGCACCTCCGCGGACATCTACGCCGAGCTCAAGCAGGGCGGGGCGGCGGACCACGTGACCTACCTGCCCGGCGACGAGACAGGCCTGCTCAAGGCGCTGGCCGCTGCTTTGCAGCCGGGGGACACGTTGGCCTTTGTCGGGGCCGGTGACATCGAGCTGACCGCCCGGGCCTTCGTTGCCCGGCTCAAGGCCCGTGAGGAGCGCGAGGCGGCTTGGCAGAATTTCCTGATCACGGCGCGCGCGCGGCTGGGTCCCGCCACGAAGCTGCTCGAGCACGAGGTGCTGGCGGCCAAGACCACGATGCGCGTGGGCGGCCCGGCCCGCGTGTACGCCGAGCCGGCGGGGGCCGAGGATCTGCAGCACCTGTTGCGCGAGGCCGGCGCCCGGAATCTCCCGGTGCTCCTGCTTGGGCGCGGGTCCAACCTCATCATCCCGGACCACGGCGTGGACGGCCTCGTGATCAGCCTCGGGCATCCGGCCTGGCAGTCGTTTGAACCGCAGCCGGACGGCCGCCTGTGGGTCGGGGCGGGTCTGCGCCTGAAAAACCTGTGCGGGCTGGCGACCAAGGCCGGGCTCCAGGGCTTTGAATTCCTCGAAGGCATCCCGGGTTCGGTCGGCGGCGCGCTGCGCATGAACGCCGGGGCCATGGGCGGCTGGATGTTCGACGTGGTCGACGAGGTTCGCCTCATGACGCTTGCCGGCGAGATCCATACGCGCAAAAAGGCCGAGCTGCACGTCGATTACCGGCATTGCGCGGAGCTGCACGACGCCATCGCACTCGGCGCCTGGCTGCGGCCGGCGGCCGGGGTGGATGCCGATGCCATCCGCCGGCAGATCGAGGTTTATCAGAAGAAGCGCGTGGAGTCCCAGCCGCGCGAGCCGAGTGCCGGGTGCATTTTCAAGAATCCGCCGGGCGGGTCCGCCGGCCGGCTGATTGACGAATCCGGTCTCAAAGGCGAGCGGGTGGGGGATGCCGAGGTCTCGACCGTGCACGCCAATTTCATCGTCAACCGCGGCCACGCGACCAGCGCCGACATCATCGCCCTCGTGCAAAAGGTGCGGGCGCGAGTGAAAAGCGTCCGGGGCGTCGACCTGGAGCCCGAGGTCCTGCTCTACGGGCAGGAGTGGAGGGATGTTTTATGA
- a CDS encoding UDP-N-acetylglucosamine--N-acetylmuramyl-(pentapeptide) pyrophosphoryl-undecaprenol N-acetylglucosamine transferase, giving the protein MSRFIIACGGTGGHLSPGIALAEALVARGHTATLLISHKRVDARLSDQYPQLSFERVPGAPFGWSPLVHLRFHWEQAKGLLFSHRLITRVRPDVIIGFGGFTNAGVVLAGWMRGIPVALHEANRIPGRAVRLLSRFARRLYLPPGVRLPGRLGVMVRHTGLPVRSEIVRLPRAEARARLGVDPTQKFLVVLGGSQGAGPLNRWVTDNQAALAQEGVQVWCVTGLGKGEAAVQEFPGRNGQTVRTWQEPFSDRVGLLLSAADLVLSRAGAGTLSELVRCEAPAILVPYPFAADNHQQANAVSFEQQGGGLVVKESALGGLRQEVLDMAFNDWLLNKFRGNLRRMSQENSIEIIVTDLEALASGQPPARHARPTPAAQTI; this is encoded by the coding sequence TCATCGCCTGCGGCGGCACCGGCGGCCACCTCTCGCCCGGGATTGCCCTGGCCGAGGCCCTCGTGGCCCGCGGCCACACTGCCACGCTGCTGATCAGCCACAAGCGGGTTGATGCGCGACTCAGCGACCAGTACCCGCAGCTCAGCTTTGAGCGCGTGCCGGGCGCGCCCTTTGGCTGGAGCCCGCTCGTCCACCTGCGCTTCCACTGGGAGCAGGCCAAGGGCCTGCTGTTCAGCCACCGGCTCATCACGCGCGTGCGACCGGATGTCATCATCGGCTTCGGTGGTTTCACCAACGCCGGCGTGGTCCTGGCCGGCTGGATGCGGGGCATCCCCGTCGCCCTACACGAGGCCAACCGCATCCCCGGTCGCGCCGTCCGCCTGCTCTCGCGCTTCGCCCGCCGCCTCTATCTGCCCCCCGGCGTGCGCCTGCCCGGCCGCCTCGGTGTGATGGTCCGCCACACCGGCCTGCCCGTGCGCAGCGAGATCGTGCGCCTGCCCCGGGCCGAGGCGCGGGCTCGCCTCGGCGTCGATCCGACCCAGAAGTTTCTCGTCGTGCTCGGCGGCAGCCAGGGCGCGGGGCCGTTGAACCGCTGGGTCACGGACAACCAAGCCGCGCTCGCCCAGGAGGGCGTGCAAGTCTGGTGCGTTACAGGCCTCGGCAAGGGCGAGGCTGCCGTGCAGGAATTTCCCGGCCGCAACGGCCAGACGGTGCGCACCTGGCAGGAACCGTTCTCCGACCGCGTCGGGCTGCTCCTGTCCGCCGCCGACCTCGTGCTCAGCCGCGCCGGCGCCGGCACGCTGTCCGAACTCGTGCGCTGCGAGGCGCCGGCGATCCTCGTGCCTTACCCGTTCGCCGCCGACAACCACCAGCAGGCCAACGCCGTCTCCTTCGAGCAACAGGGGGGCGGCCTGGTCGTGAAGGAATCGGCCCTGGGCGGCCTCCGCCAGGAGGTCCTAGACATGGCATTCAACGACTGGCTGCTGAACAAATTCCGGGGCAACCTCCGGCGCATGTCCCAGGAAAATTCCATCGAGATCATCGTGACCGATCTCGAGGCGCTCGCCTCCGGCCAGCCGCCCGCCCGTCACGCGCGGCCCACGCCCGCCGCCCAGACGATATGA